In a single window of the Elaeis guineensis isolate ETL-2024a chromosome 8, EG11, whole genome shotgun sequence genome:
- the LOC105050213 gene encoding O-fucosyltransferase 20 yields MARSKTKQLSYITVPSQIIHSLSSSSLQNLLLSPKKASRSGNRLFSLAISPKFVLSFLFFFALVGTLRIGFHLDPLLPLPPMPCSTFGEVATATAARTADSALLIAAAGGGEWREEFWRQPEGMGYRPCLGFSKEYRRQSEAVRADRRKYLMVVVSGGVNQQRNQIVDAVVIARILGAALVVPILQVNVIWGDESEFSDIFDLEHFKRVLADDVRVVSSLPSTHIMTRPVVEKRTPLHVSPRWIRSRYLKKLNREGVLLLRGLDSRLSKDLPPDLQKLRCKVAFQALRFSAPILELGNKLAVRMRSKGPYLALHLRMEKDVWVRTGCLPGLSPEYDKIIQEERKRRPELLTGRSNMTYHQRKLAGLCPLNAQEVTRLLKALEAPRDARIYWAGGEPFGGPAALQPLTREFPNFYSKENLSLPGELEPFANKASLVAAVDYIVCEQSDVFMPSHGGNMGHLMQGHRAFAGHKKFITPNKRQMLPYFLDTSLPESEFDQIIKELHKGSLGQPEFRKIGRDVTAYPVPECMCNSTNTRSTI; encoded by the exons ATGGCGAGATCGAAGACGAAGCAGCTCTCGTACATCACGGTCCCCTCTCAGATCATccactccctctcctcctcttctctccagAACCTGCTTCTCTCCCCCAAGAAGGCCTCGAGGTCGGGGAACCGCCTCTTCTCCCTCGCCATAAGCCCAAAGTTCGTTCTTTCGTTCCTCTTTTTCTTCGCTCTGGTCGGAACGCTACGCATCGGGTTCCACCTGGACCCGCTCCTCCCCTTGCCCCCCATGCCCTGCTCCACCTTCGGCGAGGTGGCCACGGCGACGGCGGCACGGACGGCTGATTCGGCGCTGCTGATCGCGGCTGCGGGAGGAGGGGAGTGGAGGGAGGAGTTCTGGAGGCAGCCAGAGGGGATGGGGTACCGGCCGTGTCTGGGGTTTAGCAAGGAGTACCGTCGGCAGAGCGAGGCGGTGCGGGCGGACCGGAGGAAGTACCTCATGGTGGTGGTCTCCGGCGGGGTAAACCAGCAGCGGAACCAGATCGTCGACGCGGTGGTCATCGCCCGGATCCTCGGCGCGGCCCTCGTCGTCCCAATCCTCCAGGTCAACGTCATCTGGGGAGACGAAAG CGAGTTCTCGGATATATTCGATTTGGAGCATTTCAAGAGAGTTCTTGCGGACGATGTCCGGGTGGTGTCGTCGCTGCCGTCGACACATATAATGACGAGGCCGGTGGTGGAGAAGCGAACCCCTCTCCATGTTTCGCCGCGTTGGATTCGGTCGAGGTATCTCAAGAAG CTGAACAGAGAAGGGGTATTGCTTCTGCGGGGTTTGGATTCCAGGCTGTCAAAAGACCTTCCACCTGATCTCCAAAAGCTCAGATGCAAG GTCGCATTTCAAGCGTTGAGGTTTTCGGCCCCCATACTGGAGTTGGGCAACAAGCTTGCCGTGAGAATGCGGAGCAAGGGACCATACCTTGCACTACATCTACGAATGGAGAAGGATGTATGGGTGAGAACTGGGTGTCTTCCTGGCTTGAGCCCCGAGTATGATAAGATCATCCAAGAAGAAAGGAAGCGCAGACCGGAGCTCCTCACTGGAAGGTCCAACATGACCTACCATCAGCGCAAGCTCGCTGGCCTCTGTCCATTAAATGCACAAGAAGTCACCAG ATTGCTTAAAGCACTGGAAGCCCCGAGAGATGCGAGGATATACTGGGCTGGTGGAGAACCATTTGGTGGACCAGCTGCCTTGCAGCCGCTGACCAGAGAGTTCCccaatttctacagcaaggagaaTCTATCCCTGCCTGGTGAACTGGAACCATTTGCCAATAAGGCTTCTCTTGTAGCTGCTGTTGACTACATAGTTTGCGAGCAGAGTGATGTCTTCATGCCTTCCCATGGGGGGAATATGGGACATCTGATGCAGGGGCACAGGGCATTTGCAGGTCACAAGAAGTTCATTACCCCAAACAAGCGGCAGATGCTCCCTTACTTCCTCGACACCTCACTTCCGGAATCTGAGTTTGATCAAATCATAAAAGAACTGCACAAGGGATCTCTTGGGCAGCCAGAATTCAGGAAGATTGGGAGGGATGTCACAGCCTATCCGGTTCCTGAGTGCATGTGCAACAGTACAAACACAAGGTCAACAATATAG